From Syntrophales bacterium:
AGTTCATCATACGTTTCCTGTATCTCGCCATTGACCTGTCCACGATATGCGCCTTCGAGATAAACACTATCTTCGCGATGGGCATGAACGGTACTGCGGATGACCGGATCTGCCACTTTTGCTTCGGTCACCTGTCTGATATAGAGGGCCTCCTCGTCGCTGATGTCGAACCTGGCCCGAATGTCAGCGATTATATCCTGAACCGAAACTTTTTTCGGCGGCGGACCTGGACCTTTCCCGCCCCTGCCCGGTTTGAGCTTCACCTTGCCTCCGCTTCGGACTTCACCCTCGTATGTTACGGCAGACTTGATGACCTCGGTCTGACGGATCTGCTTCATCAGTTCAGAGATGCTGCCCTGTTTGATGAGTTGTGGCCCGACATATTCCGCAAACGCGGCGAACTGTCTGATTTCGTCCGGATAGGTAAAAAAACAGGTGAGAAAGTGAAAGCTCTTTACCAACCTGGCCAGGAGATAGACAAAGACCTTTCGCACCTCCAGCGAGCCGAGTCTCGCTTGGAAACGAATGCGGAAGCCATGCACGGCATACTGCACCTGCGCGTCCGTTCCCGCAGCCAGCAGTTTTACGAAATCAGTGGCATCCTGCTGGGTGAAGACTCCCGCCGCCAAAATCTCTGAGTGCAGCCTTGTGCACAGTGCCGGGTCCGGCTCATCCGGCTCGAAGGGGGTCCCTTTCCGGTACTTGGCGAACGCCCTCAGGATCGCCGCGGCGTTGTTTGTAAAGTCCACTACGACGACATCCTTTTTCCCCTCGTGGCAGCGGTTCAGACGCGACACCGTTTGCACGGCGTTTCTGTCCACGACAGGCTTGTCGAGGAACATGCCGGCAAGCAGGGGCTGGTCGAATCCGGTCTGGAACTTGTTGGCCACGATCATCAGCCGGTAATCGTCTCCCTCGAAACGATCTTCGATCAATTCGCCATCCCGCAGACCGTTGACCGCATGTTCGCTGACGGCTGCGTTGGTTTCGGGATGGACAAAATCCGAGAAGGCATAGAGCGCCTTGTAGTCCGCTCCTCGTTCTTTGAGCTTTTCCTTGATGATATCAAAGTAGCGGAGCCCCGCGATCCTCGATGTCGCTACGATCATCGCTTTGGCGCGGCCGCTGATAAGCGGCTTTACGTCCTTCTCGAAGATGCGGAGCATGATCTCGGCCTTGTATTGGATCAAGCCGTCATCCTGGTAGGCGACGTTTTGGAGAGCCTTGGCAACGACGCCTATCGGGTAGAGCCTTTCCTCATCCGGTGGCGGCACGATAGCGCAATGCAGATGGTAGAGCGTCTTGTAGGAAATTATGCTTGTCGCCACGTCTACGATATAGCCCTCGGCAATGGCCTCGGCTTCGCTGTATGTATCGAACGGCGACCCGAACAGGGTAAGGGTGGATGGGGCGGGCGTCGCGGTGAAAGCTACGAAAAGCTGGTTGCGGTCATGCTCGCGGATGATCCTGGCAATTTTCTCTTCTTCATCCTGATCATCCTCGGTCGCATCGTCCACATCCGGATCGTCCGTCTTGCGAAAAGGCACGCGGATGGCCACGCCCATCCTGCCTTCCTGCGACCGGTGCGCTTCATCGATCAGAAACGCCACGCGCAGTTCCTTCAAATCGGGGTTTTTCTCGATCTCCTCTAGAACCCAGGCAAATTTTTGCTGGGTCGTAACAACGATCGGTTTGCGCTCCTTCAAGAAACGGGGCAGGTCTTCCGATTTTCGGGCCAGCCCCACCACAGCCTTGAGGTGCGTAAATTTCTCGATATCTTCCCGGATGTTCGTATCAAGGGACTTGCGGTCGGTCAGGATGAAGACGGCGTCCACCAGTTTTTCGTTCGTGCCGGGCTTGAAGAGGCTGTGGAGGCGGTCGGCAAGCCAGCAGATGGAGAGGGTCTTGCCGCTGCCCGCTGAGTGGTCAATGAGGTATTTCCGCCCGATATCGCCCGTTGCAGCGAAGTGAGCCGCCGCATCGTCGGCCACTTTGCGCACCATGCGGCTCTGGTGGTAGCGCGGCAGGATCGTGAAGGCAGACGATGCCGGTTTATCTTCCTCCGCCTCGCGTTCGGGAGCGCGAATGAGGAAGAAAGACAGCATCTCCAGGATCTGGTTTTTCGACAGGACTTCCCGGTAGAGGAACTCCACCGGGTATTCGCCCGCCGTTTGCGGCGCGTTGGTCAGACCCGTGTTGTGCCACCGGAAGTTTTCGACGCGACTTGGATCACTGGCCGCCATAACATCGCTGGTGTCGGCAACGAGGTAAAGAAAGGGATGACGGAAGATCTTACGGGCGTGATCCCGGCCCGCGAACTGCGCCACTGCGTCATGGACATTTTGGTTTTTCTCGTGTTTGACCTCCATGGCCACGATAGGCAGGCCATTGAGGAACAGGACAAAGTCGATTTCTTGGTTTGTTTCCCCGAAGTAGAAATGGGGGCGGAAGGTGATGCGGTTTTCGCCGTGCTTTGTCGCGGCGGCGCTTTCCAATGAGCGTGGTTTGGCATAGTAGAGGTGAAACTCAAGCCCTCGCACCTTTAAGCCCTGACGAAAGATCATCCAAAGCGGCGTATGTTCCAGTTCCCTGCGGAGCGCCCGAAACACCTCGTCCCGTGCATCCGTGCCATAGTCATCCGCCAGCTTCTTGATCATATCGGCTTGGGTGGCCTTGAGAAAGGCCCAGAGCTGATCTTCGGCGATGTAGTGCTCGGCGTCCGTGATGTCGGTCTGTTCGAGGACGCAGTAGCCGTGCTCGCGGATAAGGAAATCCGCAATATGCTCTTGAAATTTCAGTTCCGGGGCTTTCCTCTGTTTAGCCATAGGCTTTCACCTGGTTCAGATCCGCCTCTGTAATCCGCCGTTGACCCGTGACGCATTCGTGGATTAGCGACTTGCGGTAGGCGAGGAGGGTTTCGATCGAGTTGTTGAGAATAGCTTTCGTTGTCCTTATTTCGCCCATCTTTTCATCCAGATATTCGGCAATTTGTACCTGCTCTTCCTTTAGCGGGAAAGGGGCAAAGTTAGTACCAATGCGAACATAGTTCAGGTTCAACTGTGTTGTGAGGACAGCCGAGCGAAGGAGGATGCCTTTCATAGCGCGCATCAGATAATAGAGGAAATCCAAATGGGTATGGTGGTTGGGTACGAGACCAACCATGCTGTCAGGAAAACAAGCCTCAAAATCCAAGATTGCTACGTCTCCAACATTTGCCGCAATCGACATAACGAGGGTTCCCCGGGGAAACATCTTGCTGATACTAAAACCAAGATCGTTCAGGGTTTGAGAGTAACTGCGGATGTATTTCTCAGCAGCAGTAATGTCTCCCGTCTGAACGAACGGATAGTCTCCATCGTAGAACGCTGGATCGTTCCTGGGACGATGACTAAATTTGCCGCGAAGGAGTTCACAACGTCGCTTGATCTGCTGCACCTTCCAATGGCCGGGAATTCTCGGGAGCCAATCGAGACCAGACGGCATCATCTGGACGTCGGGATTCAAGCCCTGTGTCACGGCATGCTGGATGGTTGAAATAACCATTGAATCCAGTATTTCGATCTGGCGGCGTTTGGCAGCCATGGCCGCGTCGATTGCCGTGCAACTCCTATCCAGATACACCGCAATCCCTTTCTGTTCCGACAAGGGAGGCAGTGGCATGGAGAACGAACTGAAGTCCTTATCATCAATTGCCGGATAACCAACACCCTTTGCTGTTGCCTCAAAGTATTGCCGACCATACTCCGAGATCAATGCGTAATATACAAATTTAGGTATAAGTTTTCTTTCGTCAGATTTCACAACATTGAAACCAGTCGAACAAACGAAATTACTCTGGCCATTGGGGCAGAATGCCACGGCCTGTAAGTTAGGCCTGACTGATGAAATCACGGTGTTATTCTTCTCAATACATCGCCTTGCTCGCGATGGGGCGTTTTCAAAACATAAGCGCTCAATGGCATTCGGGTCAACGATCCCGTAATAGTCCACGTTCGAGATTTCGAGGTAATTGAACTCGTAATCCGGGTCAGTGTCAGCAGGCAAAGACAAAGCATTGATAACGGCCACGTCCTTGAGTCGGTCAATTGTCCAGTCTGAAGGGTTGCATTTCATGGATTTCCCGGCCCCTCCAAGAAGTTGCGGCCTTTCAGCGTCAAGCGATAGCGCTGGGTGGGGCTGCGCGGCGCCTCCGGCTGTTTCATCTCGACCAGTCCCATTTTCAGATTCTTCATGGCCTCGGACAGGGTTGTGTCACCTGCCGACGGGACGCCCAGGAAGGATTTGACTTGGTCGGTTACAGGGTCGCTTACTTGGTCGGCGGCGATAGGGTTAGGCATGTGCAGGGACGATTTATTCTTCTTCATTTTCCAAGTCCCTCCAGCATCTTCTCCGCCTCCTTCTCCAACCGCCAGAACTCCGCCAGCAGCTCCCTCGCGGGCGTGGGGGGCTGGTAACGGTAGAAGTATTTGTTGGGCAGGATTTCGTAGCCCATCTGCGGGCTGTCCTGCCAACGGATGATCGGCTTGGCGATTTCCCGTTTCAGAAAGGCCTCGATCTCCTCGCCGTGGGGGATGTACTCGTCGTCCTTGACATAGTCGCGGTGCGTCCATTCGACGGAGAGGACCTCCGGTCTGTCCTCCATCAGCGCCTTGAACTTTTTAGCGGCGTTATCCCTGGGGGTAATAACTATCTTCTTGATCTCTTCCCCTTTGCCATTTTTTAGGCGGATGCAGAAGGATAGATCACTGTCGTAGAACTCCTGCTCTTTTTTGAGGTTCGCTGCGGTAAAGGCTTTCTCATAGGGCTCGGTGATCGTGGCCGGCTGGTCCTGCTCGTCGAACTGCCAGAAGACGACGCCGACCTTGTGATAAGCGAAGTCATCGCGCCGAAACAGCTTCACCTGCTCATCGGCGTAACCTTCGGCCCAACCGTTGCAATAACGTTCCTCGATCCAGGCGCGATTCGCATCGGTGATGCGATTGCGTTTGCTGCCGAAGGACCTCGGCTCCTTTTCGTATTGCCGGCGGGCGTCGATGAGCATCACACGACCCAGGTGCGAGGCGGGCTTTTCGCTGCGCAGCAACCAGATGTAGGTGAAGATGCCGGTGTTGTAGAAAAGCTGGTCGGGCAGCATGACGATGGCGTCAAGCCAGTCGTTTTCGAGAATCCAGCGGCGGATTTCGCTCTCTCCCGAGCCACAGTCGCCATTTGAAAGGGGCGAGCCGTTGAAGACGATGGCGATGCGGCTTTCTCCTTGTCCGGCAGGCTTCATCTTGGCAAGCATGGTCTGCAGGAAGAGAAAAGGTCCGTTGTCGGTCCTCGGCAAACCTGCCCGGTAGCGATTCGTCCTGAGCTTCCGTACTTCCGTTTCGTAGCCATCCTTGCCGCCCCAGGTAACCCCGAAGGGTGGATTGGACAGCATGAAGTCAAAACGGAATTTGCTTTCGGGAAGCTGGTCGCCCGGTTCCTTGCTATGAGGATCGTGGGGGATGAGCGAGTTGCCAAGATGAATCTTGGCCTGACGATCGTTTTTGATGGGCAGGTCGGCCTGGCAGATGGCGTAGTTCGTCGGGGAGAGCTCATGCCCATGAACAGTGACGTATTTTTCGACGGCGGCCTTTTCTTCTGGCGTGTCTGCGCGGTCGAGCAGGTGTTCCTTCGCGACGGAAAGCATGCCTCCTGTCCCGCAGGCAGGATCATAGATGGAGATGTGCCGGTCGGGAATGGGGATGTCCAGCAGCTCAACCATCAGCCGGATCACCTCGCGGGGGGTGAAGTGATCCCCGGCCTCCTCACCGCTCTGTTCAGAGAAGCGCCGGAGTAATTCCTCGTAAATGTAGCCCATCTCCAGCGGCGAAAGATTGTCGGGGCCGAGTTCCAGTTCCTTGTACTGGTTGAGGATTGGGGCCAGGCGGTTGTTTTTCACCATCTGGCTGATGGTCGCGCGGTAATTGAAATTCTCGATGATGTCGTCGACGTTCTTGGAGAATCCGTTGATATAGTCGCGGAAGTTATCTGTGAGCAGTGTGGGATCCTCTTCGACGATTTTGCGGAGCGTCCAGTCGGTCTTGTTGGAAAACGGCGACTGCTTTGGATTCAACTCGAGATCCTTGACAAGCTTGGCGAGTTCTTTCTCCCCCAGTTTAGGGCGCTTTGCCAGAACTTCTGCCCGTCTTTTTTCACGCCAGGCAATCAGTACACATTCGAGACGACGGATGACGATGATCGGCAGGATGACATTCTGGTATTCGTAAGCCTTGAACTTCCCGCGCAGACGCACGGCTGATTTCCAGATTTCGCCAGCGAGGTTATCGAGTTTTGGCTTGTTGAGGGACAATGCCATGGGGTTTAATTTCTCCTATGCATGATTGTTTTGCTGTCGTCGCATCATGATCAAGCGATCATTTGATCAACCGCTGTTTGTTTTCTTGATATGTGATTACATGTTGTTTTTTTATATCGATATCTAGCTTCTCATGCACCCATTGCATTTCCTGCTCTGTGGTTTTAAACATGTATAGTCGGTTCAGGACCATGAGCCTTATGATCCTGGAGGCGACCAAATCTTTCTCTGCTTCCTTGCAGAGTTGGGAGAGTTTTTGTTTTGGTATTGGCTTTGGTGAATCCAGGTGGATACAGAGATCGATCAACTTGAACGCTAAAGTGTCATTTCGTTTAACGACATCGTTGATGTCCTCGAACAGGCTGTCTGAATTTGCGCCCCGCGCTGCCTTCATCACGAACCCAAAGGACACGATTTGAACGATTCCTGCGACGACCCTCCGAGCAATCTTCTTCCTTGCCTCCTCATTGTCTTCTTTACCTCTGCGTTGGATCGCTGCCTCGATTTCGGCAACAATTGCATCGGGATTCTTCTCGCAAAAAGCATAAAAGTCTCCGAGTGCTCGCAAAGGACCCTTGAATAATTCTTCCAGGAGACTACCTTTTCTTGTTCGCGAGATCTTTGAGTATTGATTCTTTAAAACCTGTCCAAGAATCTCTGTGGTCTTGAAGAGAGCAATGATCTGAGCTATCAGACTAAGCTCATCAGCCTCTTCCTCGGATTCGGCCAATCCGTCGTTGCCGTCATCAAGTTCATCCCGTAATTCGTCGGATTCCTTGCGATGCTGTAGTGGTTTCACCCCAGAATAAATAAGTTTTGGAGCATCCTCAATCAAATTTGTGATGCCATTTGTATCACCATTGAATGTAACCGGTGCGCGATTTTTAAAAAGATTATGAATCGCTTCTGAAAGCGTGTTGATAACAAATTCATCGTTCGTGTGGTGCGCAAGAAAAAGGATAGTATTGGCGTGATCACGCACATAGAGATGTTCACAGCAATGCCTGATATATTTGCGAATTTCCTCGTCAGCTAAGCTTTCACTCAGGTACAGTCCCTTCAAATAGTAGTAAATGTAAGGGTATCTAAACGCATAATAATCTCCAATCTTACGCAGCACTCGGGCCCGAACGAGCATATCGATGCGCTCTCTGAAATCAACAGTATGCCACTTGGCCGAAAATCTGTTATTGAAATCGACCAGTTCGGATTCTGAAAGCTCATCTTTCTTTCGATAGTGAAATTCTGCGGCGAGTTGGACAGCATATTGGAAAACTTCCGTTAATTTGTCGGTCTTAACGCCGGAATTTCTAAATGCCTCGGTCAGCAGGTAGTGGTAATAGTGGCCAAGCGCGCTTTCCTTGAAGTCTCCACTCCGTCCCGCCTCGATGCTCTGCAAAAGAGTAAGCAAATAAAGTGGAATGGACGGTATCACCGTCTTTGTCATTACTGCGTTCATTAGTCGTTCGGCTTGGTCACATCTCGAAATAAATTCCGCATCGTCAACAGTGCCATCTTTCGCAAGATTGAACCATCGTTGTATCAGTTGCGATCTGCGTGCATAACCAAAGGCTTGCATATGATAATGTTCCAGTGAAATAAGTTCCCGCGGAGCATCGCCGGAAAGCATTTCTCTGATCTCGAACATTTCATTGACTGTGACAACAAAATGCCCAAATCGTTTTCGTAGCGCACAGAGGACCCCCCTGCGTGCATCTGCAGCCTTTAATGGCCCGTCATCGAAGTCATCCAGAAGTAGGATTTTATGATCTTTTGAAAGTTGGTCAAAAGCAGTAATGTTGCAGGTACCATATTGAACGCCTACTTCACGCCTGATAAGTGCGTCTATTTCAGTTTCTTGTGTCTTTTTGAGGTGTTTCCCGTTTATCAGAAGGGGGACAAAACCGCGGTCGTGATATTGACGATAGAGTTGGTATAGGAGGCTTGTGCAGCCAACCTTTTCATCCCCCTCTATTAGAACGCCGTTAACGGTAAAATCTGGAGACAGAAGGTTTTCTGAGCTTATGAATGTTCTCTCCTTGATTCCCCCGTTATTAATTTTTCTCAGATCAGGATAAACAAAAATATCTGAAAGGGTTATTTTTTGACCTCCGGGGTGCTGAAAAAAAGCGCCGGGATCGTCCAATGCCTCTTGAAAGGACGCTTCAATAGTGAACGGATTGATCTTCTTTGTTGGAAGGTCCCGATAATCGGTCCACGATCCTTCCTCCGTTGGGGTATATCGGGTTCCATCCCATCTATATCTGGTTGATGAAAACTGCTTGCGGTCAAGTTCAATGACCACGGTGTTGAAAGATGACTCCGACGGGTTTTCTTCATCTTGCAAGACACATCCTTCGATAAAAGCGCTTCTATCGCTTTCCGTGTCGTTATTAATTCCGACGTTTCCCTGATGTTCGTGCCCGGAGATAACAATATCAGCACGATTTCGAATAAAAAAACGAAAGGGGCGATAAATACTCTGACCAAACCAGTTCAGCGGGTGATGCAACACTACTAAACGGATGTCGACACCAGTCGTATCTATTTCCGAGTATGAGTCTATAGGGAAGTAAAGGCGTCCGGGACTCTCAGATAAATTGGACATCCATGATATATTTAATGATTCGAAACCAATGAATTTACCATTAATGTCAAAATGGCATGACCTCCAAAGAGGATCATCATGGGTAATGTCGTTTTCTTCGAGAGCATTCCTAAATTCGAAAAAAGATTTCTGAACAGATGTGCAAGTATCTATAATCGAAGAGTCAACCGTTGGGGTGCTGGCGTCCTCAATACTTTTTACTATTATTTGCCTCACTCCCGAATTCAGTTGAAAATTACAATCATGATTGCCGGGAACGATAATAAAAGACACTGGTATTGGTGACTCCGTCTGAATCTTGGATTTAATTTCTTTGAAAAAGTCTATGGCCAAAGCATACTGAGGATCTTCTCCGGAAAATGCAATATCACCCGAAACAACGATGAATACGTGGGAAGCGGATGGTAGAAATGAATAGACAGAGGCAGCAATCGCCTCCCCCTTTTGCAGGATGGGGTCACTAGAGTTTCTGATATGAATGTCGCTAAGATGTAGTAACACTGCGTTCATCATTGTCACCCTCAAGCGGCGTCCACAGCGCCGCGCAGGTTATCCAATTGAATTAATTGATAAATAATTATTGATAAGAACTTCCTTTTTCGCGGTGGGAGTATAGGGGGGCCATTTTTGCGTGTCAAGGGATATTTTGCATCGTGTTGCATCGCAAACGAGGGGCTTGCAATTTACCATCTGCTCTTGTTTGCCTCAAAAAAAGGGCTGACGCAAGGGTAATCCCGGGCTGGGCAGCATTCCTTAAGCGGATAGTCGATACCTTTGCGAACGGTCGCCGCAGAGCCTGCCGCGTGGCGCGAAGTCCCCAGCATGCCGTCACGATTCCGCCCTTGCCTTCAGCCGGGACTTGTGTCAATGATAGCGACGTTGACGTGGCAAAGAAGTGGGGTGGGTGATTTCAAGGGATATACGCCCCGATTTTTTTATACGATAGGGCATACATAGTGAGCAAGGAACGACTTGCCGGCATCCTGCTGGCTATCTTTCAGGCAATTCCAGTATCTTTGCGCAGGAGGCTGTTCATCGGCCTTGCCCGTGTTTTCTATTACCTTGTTCCCCGCCAGCGGATGATTGCCCTGCACAGCCTCCGCTGCGCCTTTCCGGAGAAAACAGATGGAGAGATACTGAAAATCGCCCGCGGCGTCTATCGAACGCTGGGAATTGTGGCGGCGGAGTTCTTCGATATCCCGAAACTTACCAGTGAAAATGTTCGGGAAATTGTCGAGACCGAGGGGCTTGAGAACTGCGCACGGGCGCTCGCCAAGGGGCGGGGCGTCCTTCTGTTCAGCGCCCATTTCGGTAACTGGGAGCTGGAGGCCGCGTCGATTGCCCTGCTTGTCAAACCGGCAGTCGTCATCTACCGCCCCCTCGACAGCCCGCTTCTCGACAGACTTGTCTCCCGCGTGCGTTCCGCCTCTGGCAACAAACCGCTTCCCAAGGAAAATGCGATGCGGTCGATGATCCGCACGCTTCATAAAAACGGGATGATCGGGATCCTGCTCGATCAGAACACAGACTGGTACGAAGGGGTGTTTGTCAATTACTTCGGCAGACCTGCCTGCACAACGAGCGGTCTTGCGCATCTTGCTCTCCACAGTGGCGCCCCGGTGCTGCCCGCTTATCTGATCAGGCTGGCGGAGGGGCGTTATCGTCTCGTCATCGAGCCGGCACTGGAGATTATCGACACAGGAGACCGCGATGCGGATGTAATCGCCAACACGCAGCGCTTTACGAAGGTTATTGAAGATACGGTGCGGAAATATCCCGAGCAGTGGCTCTGGATTCACCAGCGCTGGAAGACTCAGTTCTGCCAGATTCCGCTGAAAAGCAGGTGAAACGCTCATGACGGCACACCGTCTCAAAGGCAAGGATGCAGGCGAAGCTTGATGTTAAGAAAATGGAGGGACGCGCTCCGTCGCGTCCGTAGCCGCTATCTAACACGGAAATTATAGATGGAAGCCCCTGAAAAAAATATACCCCTGAGTGTCCGGGGCCATAAAAAACTGCCGGATGGCGGGATCGACCGACTGCTGATCCGGGGGACGAACTGGATCGGGGATGTGGTGATGACCCTCCCCGCCGTCGCCGCCATCCGCGCCCGGTGGCCGGACGCAAGGATATCCGTTCTCGCAAAGCCCTGGGTGGCCGAGGTTTACCGGCTGGCAAGCCAGATCGACGAGGTTATCATCTTTGAACAACCGGGGCGACATGCGGGGATAGTCGGGAAGTTGCGTCTGGCCAAAGAATTGCAGGAAAAAGGTTTCGACTGCGCCATCCTCCTGCAAAACGCGATCGAGGCAGCGATTATCGCGAAGCTGGCGGCCATTCCCCGACGCGCCGGTTATAACTCCGACGGACGGGGGATGCTGCTTACCCACTCCGTCCGTCGGA
This genomic window contains:
- a CDS encoding lysophospholipid acyltransferase family protein, which encodes MSKERLAGILLAIFQAIPVSLRRRLFIGLARVFYYLVPRQRMIALHSLRCAFPEKTDGEILKIARGVYRTLGIVAAEFFDIPKLTSENVREIVETEGLENCARALAKGRGVLLFSAHFGNWELEAASIALLVKPAVVIYRPLDSPLLDRLVSRVRSASGNKPLPKENAMRSMIRTLHKNGMIGILLDQNTDWYEGVFVNYFGRPACTTSGLAHLALHSGAPVLPAYLIRLAEGRYRLVIEPALEIIDTGDRDADVIANTQRFTKVIEDTVRKYPEQWLWIHQRWKTQFCQIPLKSR
- a CDS encoding DEAD/DEAH box helicase family protein yields the protein MAKQRKAPELKFQEHIADFLIREHGYCVLEQTDITDAEHYIAEDQLWAFLKATQADMIKKLADDYGTDARDEVFRALRRELEHTPLWMIFRQGLKVRGLEFHLYYAKPRSLESAAATKHGENRITFRPHFYFGETNQEIDFVLFLNGLPIVAMEVKHEKNQNVHDAVAQFAGRDHARKIFRHPFLYLVADTSDVMAASDPSRVENFRWHNTGLTNAPQTAGEYPVEFLYREVLSKNQILEMLSFFLIRAPEREAEEDKPASSAFTILPRYHQSRMVRKVADDAAAHFAATGDIGRKYLIDHSAGSGKTLSICWLADRLHSLFKPGTNEKLVDAVFILTDRKSLDTNIREDIEKFTHLKAVVGLARKSEDLPRFLKERKPIVVTTQQKFAWVLEEIEKNPDLKELRVAFLIDEAHRSQEGRMGVAIRVPFRKTDDPDVDDATEDDQDEEEKIARIIREHDRNQLFVAFTATPAPSTLTLFGSPFDTYSEAEAIAEGYIVDVATSIISYKTLYHLHCAIVPPPDEERLYPIGVVAKALQNVAYQDDGLIQYKAEIMLRIFEKDVKPLISGRAKAMIVATSRIAGLRYFDIIKEKLKERGADYKALYAFSDFVHPETNAAVSEHAVNGLRDGELIEDRFEGDDYRLMIVANKFQTGFDQPLLAGMFLDKPVVDRNAVQTVSRLNRCHEGKKDVVVVDFTNNAAAILRAFAKYRKGTPFEPDEPDPALCTRLHSEILAAGVFTQQDATDFVKLLAAGTDAQVQYAVHGFRIRFQARLGSLEVRKVFVYLLARLVKSFHFLTCFFTYPDEIRQFAAFAEYVGPQLIKQGSISELMKQIRQTEVIKSAVTYEGEVRSGGKVKLKPGRGGKGPGPPPKKVSVQDIIADIRARFDISDEEALYIRQVTEAKVADPVIRSTVHAHREDSVYLEGAYRGQVNGEIQETYDELGRYEELSDPKYTDPSGIFDIMAFTVIQNHLFVAA
- a CDS encoding metallophosphoesterase, which gives rise to MMNAVLLHLSDIHIRNSSDPILQKGEAIAASVYSFLPSASHVFIVVSGDIAFSGEDPQYALAIDFFKEIKSKIQTESPIPVSFIIVPGNHDCNFQLNSGVRQIIVKSIEDASTPTVDSSIIDTCTSVQKSFFEFRNALEENDITHDDPLWRSCHFDINGKFIGFESLNISWMSNLSESPGRLYFPIDSYSEIDTTGVDIRLVVLHHPLNWFGQSIYRPFRFFIRNRADIVISGHEHQGNVGINNDTESDRSAFIEGCVLQDEENPSESSFNTVVIELDRKQFSSTRYRWDGTRYTPTEEGSWTDYRDLPTKKINPFTIEASFQEALDDPGAFFQHPGGQKITLSDIFVYPDLRKINNGGIKERTFISSENLLSPDFTVNGVLIEGDEKVGCTSLLYQLYRQYHDRGFVPLLINGKHLKKTQETEIDALIRREVGVQYGTCNITAFDQLSKDHKILLLDDFDDGPLKAADARRGVLCALRKRFGHFVVTVNEMFEIREMLSGDAPRELISLEHYHMQAFGYARRSQLIQRWFNLAKDGTVDDAEFISRCDQAERLMNAVMTKTVIPSIPLYLLTLLQSIEAGRSGDFKESALGHYYHYLLTEAFRNSGVKTDKLTEVFQYAVQLAAEFHYRKKDELSESELVDFNNRFSAKWHTVDFRERIDMLVRARVLRKIGDYYAFRYPYIYYYLKGLYLSESLADEEIRKYIRHCCEHLYVRDHANTILFLAHHTNDEFVINTLSEAIHNLFKNRAPVTFNGDTNGITNLIEDAPKLIYSGVKPLQHRKESDELRDELDDGNDGLAESEEEADELSLIAQIIALFKTTEILGQVLKNQYSKISRTRKGSLLEELFKGPLRALGDFYAFCEKNPDAIVAEIEAAIQRRGKEDNEEARKKIARRVVAGIVQIVSFGFVMKAARGANSDSLFEDINDVVKRNDTLAFKLIDLCIHLDSPKPIPKQKLSQLCKEAEKDLVASRIIRLMVLNRLYMFKTTEQEMQWVHEKLDIDIKKQHVITYQENKQRLIK
- a CDS encoding type I restriction-modification system subunit M produces the protein MALSLNKPKLDNLAGEIWKSAVRLRGKFKAYEYQNVILPIIVIRRLECVLIAWREKRRAEVLAKRPKLGEKELAKLVKDLELNPKQSPFSNKTDWTLRKIVEEDPTLLTDNFRDYINGFSKNVDDIIENFNYRATISQMVKNNRLAPILNQYKELELGPDNLSPLEMGYIYEELLRRFSEQSGEEAGDHFTPREVIRLMVELLDIPIPDRHISIYDPACGTGGMLSVAKEHLLDRADTPEEKAAVEKYVTVHGHELSPTNYAICQADLPIKNDRQAKIHLGNSLIPHDPHSKEPGDQLPESKFRFDFMLSNPPFGVTWGGKDGYETEVRKLRTNRYRAGLPRTDNGPFLFLQTMLAKMKPAGQGESRIAIVFNGSPLSNGDCGSGESEIRRWILENDWLDAIVMLPDQLFYNTGIFTYIWLLRSEKPASHLGRVMLIDARRQYEKEPRSFGSKRNRITDANRAWIEERYCNGWAEGYADEQVKLFRRDDFAYHKVGVVFWQFDEQDQPATITEPYEKAFTAANLKKEQEFYDSDLSFCIRLKNGKGEEIKKIVITPRDNAAKKFKALMEDRPEVLSVEWTHRDYVKDDEYIPHGEEIEAFLKREIAKPIIRWQDSPQMGYEILPNKYFYRYQPPTPARELLAEFWRLEKEAEKMLEGLGK
- a CDS encoding restriction endonuclease subunit S translates to MKCNPSDWTIDRLKDVAVINALSLPADTDPDYEFNYLEISNVDYYGIVDPNAIERLCFENAPSRARRCIEKNNTVISSVRPNLQAVAFCPNGQSNFVCSTGFNVVKSDERKLIPKFVYYALISEYGRQYFEATAKGVGYPAIDDKDFSSFSMPLPPLSEQKGIAVYLDRSCTAIDAAMAAKRRQIEILDSMVISTIQHAVTQGLNPDVQMMPSGLDWLPRIPGHWKVQQIKRRCELLRGKFSHRPRNDPAFYDGDYPFVQTGDITAAEKYIRSYSQTLNDLGFSISKMFPRGTLVMSIAANVGDVAILDFEACFPDSMVGLVPNHHTHLDFLYYLMRAMKGILLRSAVLTTQLNLNYVRIGTNFAPFPLKEEQVQIAEYLDEKMGEIRTTKAILNNSIETLLAYRKSLIHECVTGQRRITEADLNQVKAYG